One genomic window of Desmospora activa DSM 45169 includes the following:
- a CDS encoding sodium:solute symporter family protein, which translates to MANAHHYLIVFIGFVVLMIFVGIWVSKRVHTGEDFLLGGRGLNIPLLLGTTFATLVGTGSSMGAVKFGFENGWAGALYGIGGSIGMFLMIGLFADVRKYNFMTFSEELSFYYGANKWVKGFTSILLFVASIGWLGAHILGGSLYLAWITGIELFWAKVIISFGFAIYTLIGGYLAVVYTDVIQGTILFVGFVVLTVLTLGKIGGISAFAQKLPEGMTSFLGVGQMGVIPALSLALVIAVGVLATPSYRHRIYSSANTNVVKKGFFYSGILFFIFSFFPAIVGMSAHLLNPGLDSAYAFPYLATEIFPFWIGALILGAGLSATMSSGDSDAITAVTILLRDVYQLFTGKLPSQDNMVFYSRVALFATVLCAFIFSVGATSIIDYISQFISTVMSGLLVAALLGKFWARATWQGAIASLFGGSLTSFAILVNDSLLQFWGNPIIPSLVGAFAAGIFVSLITPRQGITPEEALRKLEKERAMVDVGTKSAS; encoded by the coding sequence ATGGCTAACGCACACCATTATTTGATCGTTTTTATTGGATTTGTTGTGTTGATGATTTTTGTGGGCATCTGGGTTTCCAAACGGGTGCATACCGGTGAGGATTTTCTCCTGGGCGGGCGGGGATTGAACATCCCCCTGCTGTTGGGAACGACGTTTGCTACCCTGGTCGGAACCGGATCCAGTATGGGTGCGGTTAAGTTTGGATTTGAAAACGGTTGGGCCGGTGCCCTGTACGGGATTGGCGGCAGCATCGGGATGTTCCTGATGATTGGATTGTTTGCCGATGTGCGCAAATACAACTTTATGACATTCTCGGAAGAGCTCAGTTTCTACTACGGAGCCAACAAGTGGGTGAAAGGATTTACCTCCATTCTGCTTTTTGTCGCCTCTATCGGATGGTTGGGAGCACATATTTTGGGTGGAAGTTTGTACCTGGCGTGGATTACCGGCATTGAGCTGTTCTGGGCAAAAGTGATTATCTCTTTTGGATTTGCGATTTACACCCTGATCGGCGGCTATCTGGCCGTTGTCTACACTGATGTGATCCAGGGAACCATTTTGTTTGTCGGATTCGTAGTTCTTACGGTCTTAACTTTGGGAAAGATAGGCGGGATCAGTGCATTCGCGCAAAAGTTGCCCGAGGGGATGACCTCCTTTCTGGGTGTGGGACAGATGGGAGTCATCCCTGCTCTCTCCCTGGCGCTGGTGATCGCGGTCGGAGTGTTAGCCACCCCGTCTTATCGACATCGGATCTATTCAAGCGCCAATACCAATGTTGTTAAAAAAGGATTTTTCTATTCCGGCATCCTGTTTTTCATTTTCTCGTTCTTCCCCGCTATCGTAGGGATGTCAGCCCACTTATTAAATCCAGGCCTTGACAGTGCCTACGCCTTCCCCTATCTGGCCACCGAAATCTTCCCTTTCTGGATTGGAGCCCTCATTTTGGGAGCGGGGTTGAGCGCTACCATGTCTTCAGGGGACTCGGATGCTATCACGGCGGTTACCATTCTTCTGCGGGATGTCTACCAGCTCTTTACGGGCAAACTGCCTTCCCAAGACAATATGGTTTTTTATTCCCGGGTTGCGTTATTTGCCACTGTCTTGTGCGCTTTCATATTTAGTGTCGGCGCAACCAGCATCATCGATTACATTTCTCAATTTATCTCAACTGTGATGAGTGGGTTGTTAGTGGCCGCCTTGTTGGGTAAGTTTTGGGCTAGAGCTACCTGGCAGGGAGCGATCGCCAGTCTGTTCGGCGGGTCTCTCACTTCCTTTGCCATCCTGGTGAATGATTCTTTGTTGCAATTTTGGGGTAACCCGATTATTCCCTCCCTGGTGGGGGCCTTTGCCGCTGGAATCTTCGTCAGTTTGATCACCCCACGACAAGGGATCACACCAGAAGAGGCTTTAAGAAAATTGGAAAAAGAACGTGCGATGGTGGATGTCGGGACAAAGTCGGCCAGTTGA
- a CDS encoding RidA family protein, whose protein sequence is MTTIEDRLKELDIQLPPVSKPRFSYVPITQTGNLLFLSGQDCRKDGTLIHRGKLGKDLTIEQGQEAARQTIINCIAVLKAYLDDLDRVTRIIKVLGFVNSADGFVDQPYVINGASDLLEQVFGDKGRHARSAVGMNELPFDTPVEIEMIVEFDSWD, encoded by the coding sequence ATGACGACCATTGAAGATCGACTGAAGGAATTGGATATCCAACTGCCCCCAGTATCAAAACCCCGCTTCTCCTACGTACCGATCACCCAAACGGGAAATCTCCTGTTTTTGTCCGGGCAGGATTGCAGAAAAGACGGGACGTTGATTCATAGGGGAAAGCTGGGGAAAGATCTGACGATTGAGCAAGGGCAGGAGGCTGCCCGTCAAACCATAATCAATTGTATCGCCGTTCTCAAAGCGTATCTGGATGACTTGGACCGGGTCACCCGCATCATCAAGGTCTTGGGCTTTGTAAACAGTGCTGATGGTTTCGTTGATCAACCTTATGTGATCAACGGGGCATCTGACTTGTTGGAGCAAGTGTTTGGCGACAAAGGGAGGCACGCTCGGTCTGCCGTGGGGATGAATGAACTTCCTTTTGACACCCCTGTTGAAATCGAAATGATCGTGGAGTTCGACAGCTGGGATTAA
- a CDS encoding PTS sugar transporter subunit IIB: MNILLVCAAGMSTSLLVSKMKEAADSKGVNVTIQAVSADQAQKHLDEIDVLLLGPQVRYKLPQFKKEGEKRGIPVDVINPADYGRINGQGVLEFALRLIGEGANPR; this comes from the coding sequence ATGAATATTTTGTTGGTTTGTGCCGCCGGCATGTCTACTAGTCTGTTGGTTTCCAAAATGAAGGAAGCGGCTGACAGCAAAGGAGTGAATGTCACCATCCAAGCGGTATCTGCCGATCAGGCTCAGAAACACTTGGATGAGATCGATGTGTTGTTGTTGGGGCCACAGGTCCGCTACAAGCTACCCCAATTTAAAAAGGAGGGGGAAAAAAGAGGGATTCCCGTTGATGTGATCAACCCAGCGGATTATGGGCGTATTAACGGTCAGGGTGTGCTGGAGTTTGCCTTGCGATTAATCGGGGAGGGGGCCAATCCAAGGTGA
- the celB gene encoding PTS cellobiose transporter subunit IIC, whose product MNRFIQALEKYLMPVAGRVAEQKHLQSIRDGIILAMPMIIIGSLFLILGNLPIPGYNDFMSGLFGEQWLEKLMYPVGATFDIMALIVSFGVAYRLAEKYHVEPLSAGAISLAAFLLATPYEVTFTPEGTNETIMVGGGIPIQWVGSEGLFVALILAILSTEIYRKIIEKNIVIRLPEGVPPAVAKSFIALIPGFAVVCVVWLVRLLLEITPFESYHQIVSTLLHQPLSLLGGSLAGALIAVLLIQLLWSTGLHGAAIVGGVMGPIWLSLMDQNRRIFQADPNAELPNIVTAQFIDLWVHIGGSGTTLALVIAMVLRAKSKQLKNIGRLAIGPGVFNINEPVIFGMPIVMNPLLIIPFILAPTAVVAVSYLAMSTGLAAKPSGVAVPWTTPLFVSGYLATGKISGMVLQLVNFVIAFAIYYPFFKIWDKQKLQEENQSDQSTQHVA is encoded by the coding sequence GTGAACCGCTTTATTCAGGCGTTAGAAAAGTATTTGATGCCGGTGGCTGGCAGGGTGGCAGAACAAAAACATCTGCAATCGATCCGTGACGGCATTATCCTGGCGATGCCCATGATCATTATCGGGTCGTTGTTTCTCATTCTCGGCAATCTTCCGATTCCAGGCTATAACGATTTTATGTCCGGTTTGTTTGGTGAACAGTGGTTGGAAAAATTGATGTACCCAGTGGGTGCCACCTTTGACATTATGGCCTTGATCGTCAGCTTTGGTGTGGCGTACCGTTTGGCGGAAAAATATCACGTGGAACCCTTGTCCGCAGGTGCGATTTCATTGGCTGCATTTCTGTTGGCTACCCCTTACGAGGTGACGTTTACTCCGGAGGGAACGAATGAAACGATAATGGTCGGTGGCGGGATTCCGATTCAGTGGGTCGGGAGCGAAGGGTTGTTTGTCGCCTTGATTTTGGCCATTCTTTCCACGGAAATCTACCGCAAGATCATTGAAAAAAATATTGTGATTCGCTTGCCGGAGGGAGTTCCACCGGCAGTGGCTAAATCCTTTATCGCCTTGATTCCTGGCTTTGCGGTTGTCTGTGTTGTTTGGCTGGTTCGCTTGCTGCTGGAGATTACGCCTTTTGAAAGCTATCACCAAATTGTATCGACGCTGTTGCACCAGCCTTTAAGCCTGTTGGGAGGGAGTTTGGCAGGGGCGTTGATTGCGGTGTTGCTGATCCAATTGCTATGGTCGACGGGGTTGCATGGTGCGGCGATTGTCGGCGGTGTGATGGGGCCGATCTGGCTATCCCTGATGGATCAGAACCGGCGGATTTTTCAAGCTGATCCTAATGCCGAGCTTCCCAATATCGTCACCGCTCAGTTTATCGATCTCTGGGTTCATATCGGCGGGTCGGGTACGACACTCGCCTTAGTCATTGCGATGGTATTACGGGCCAAGAGTAAACAGTTGAAAAATATCGGTCGTCTTGCGATTGGCCCTGGTGTGTTTAATATTAATGAGCCGGTTATCTTTGGGATGCCGATTGTGATGAACCCGCTCTTGATTATCCCGTTTATCCTGGCGCCAACTGCGGTAGTGGCGGTCTCTTATCTTGCCATGTCGACGGGATTAGCGGCTAAGCCGAGCGGCGTGGCGGTTCCCTGGACAACGCCTTTATTTGTCAGCGGCTATCTCGCCACAGGAAAGATATCGGGCATGGTCCTACAACTGGTCAACTTTGTAATCGCTTTCGCGATCTATTATCCATTCTTTAAGATCTGGGATAAGCAAAAATTACAAGAGGAAAATCAATCGGACCAATCAACACAACATGTAGCATAA
- a CDS encoding helix-turn-helix transcriptional regulator, which produces MDSIQSELPFLKSLLKALAAQFGDRCEVVLHDLTKGYESTIVAIENGRVTGRKVGDPGSNLGLEVLRGTVTDGDRYNYVTQTKDGKMLRSTTIYLKNDEGQVIGALCINFDLSEFLAAENAIRYFTRDLFEQEVKEAFVSDVNELLDFLLQESQQEIGKPVSMMTKEDKRRAIGFLDKKGAFLVKKAGDKICKFFGISKYTLYNLLEEARKGLD; this is translated from the coding sequence ATGGACAGCATTCAAAGCGAACTGCCTTTTTTAAAGTCGTTGCTTAAGGCGCTTGCCGCTCAATTTGGAGACCGTTGTGAGGTGGTTCTGCACGATTTAACCAAGGGATATGAGAGTACGATTGTCGCTATTGAAAACGGACGCGTCACTGGGCGAAAAGTGGGTGATCCCGGAAGCAACCTTGGTCTGGAAGTTCTCCGGGGCACCGTCACAGACGGAGACCGGTACAATTATGTCACCCAGACCAAGGACGGGAAGATGTTACGTTCTACCACGATCTACCTCAAAAACGATGAAGGTCAGGTGATCGGGGCTCTCTGCATCAATTTCGACCTGTCTGAGTTTCTCGCTGCCGAAAACGCAATCCGTTATTTTACAAGGGACCTCTTTGAGCAGGAAGTCAAGGAAGCGTTTGTCTCCGACGTAAACGAGCTTCTCGATTTTCTGTTGCAAGAATCCCAACAGGAAATCGGCAAGCCTGTCTCCATGATGACAAAGGAAGACAAACGGAGGGCGATTGGTTTTCTCGACAAAAAAGGAGCGTTCCTGGTCAAAAAGGCCGGTGACAAGATTTGTAAATTTTTTGGAATATCCAAATACACCCTATACAACCTGCTGGAAGAAGCCAGAAAAGGGTTAGACTGA
- a CDS encoding PTS lactose/cellobiose transporter subunit IIA → MDAMEGIMFQLILHGGNGKSFAMEAIAEAKTGHMSAAREKLRQAGEELHKAHQLHANLIQQEAGGEQTTVTLLMVHAQDHLMNALTVKDLASEMVDLYERIMVDGGIKA, encoded by the coding sequence ATGGATGCGATGGAAGGGATTATGTTTCAGTTGATCCTCCATGGGGGCAACGGCAAAAGTTTTGCCATGGAGGCGATCGCGGAAGCAAAGACGGGCCATATGAGTGCTGCCCGCGAGAAGTTGAGGCAAGCGGGGGAGGAACTGCACAAAGCCCATCAACTACATGCCAATCTGATTCAACAAGAAGCAGGTGGGGAACAGACAACGGTCACCTTGTTGATGGTTCACGCCCAAGATCATCTGATGAATGCGCTTACGGTTAAGGATTTGGCTTCGGAGATGGTGGATCTATATGAACGAATCATGGTAGATGGAGGGATCAAAGCATGA
- a CDS encoding alanine racemase, whose protein sequence is MLETPCLMIDLKKMERNIRDMAGIVHKCGVKLRPHIKTHKIPSIAKKQLDGGAVGITTAKVSEAEVMARHGIQDIFIAYPVIGDAKIERVLKLNQTTRLTVGVDSRQGASRLAELAKAAKRTLNVRLEVDTGLKRTGVPYEKAVDLAEAIHSFPSLQLTGIYTFRGALLREEPTRDLESAGLEEGEMAVTLANRIRERGIPLQDVSVGSTPTAAYAARVKGVTEVRPGTYVFYDRMQAELGVCSLDDCAASVLVTVVSRPTEDRIVIDGGSKTFATDIQPNTPPLHLTGFGHVVGHPDIVFERMTEEHGMLKVTKDHPFQVGDRIRIIPKHICSTVNLHNRVTLESGSGENVEWEVSARGHLT, encoded by the coding sequence ATGTTGGAAACCCCTTGTCTTATGATCGATCTGAAAAAAATGGAGAGAAACATCCGTGATATGGCCGGAATTGTGCACAAATGCGGGGTTAAGCTCCGCCCTCATATCAAAACCCATAAAATCCCGTCAATCGCCAAAAAACAGCTGGATGGGGGTGCTGTCGGCATCACCACGGCAAAAGTGTCTGAAGCGGAGGTGATGGCCCGGCACGGAATCCAGGATATCTTTATCGCTTACCCGGTCATCGGTGATGCCAAAATTGAACGGGTTTTGAAACTGAATCAAACTACTCGCCTAACCGTAGGAGTAGATAGCAGGCAAGGGGCGAGTCGCTTAGCGGAGCTGGCAAAAGCTGCTAAAAGAACGCTAAATGTCAGACTGGAAGTGGATACCGGTTTAAAAAGAACGGGTGTCCCTTATGAAAAGGCTGTCGATTTGGCTGAAGCGATTCACTCTTTCCCTTCGCTCCAATTGACGGGTATTTATACTTTCCGCGGTGCGCTACTGCGGGAAGAGCCTACCCGCGATCTGGAGAGTGCGGGGTTAGAGGAAGGAGAAATGGCGGTTACCCTGGCGAATCGCATCCGCGAACGGGGGATTCCCCTCCAGGATGTGAGTGTCGGTTCGACCCCTACCGCCGCTTATGCTGCACGGGTGAAAGGTGTAACCGAAGTAAGACCGGGCACTTATGTTTTTTATGATCGCATGCAGGCAGAGTTGGGTGTCTGCTCCCTTGATGATTGTGCCGCTTCCGTCCTGGTCACCGTCGTCAGCCGTCCGACGGAGGATCGGATTGTAATCGACGGGGGGAGCAAAACTTTTGCTACCGATATTCAGCCGAACACTCCCCCGCTTCACTTGACGGGTTTTGGCCACGTAGTGGGTCATCCGGACATTGTTTTCGAGCGGATGACGGAGGAACACGGCATGTTGAAGGTGACAAAGGATCATCCTTTTCAAGTGGGGGACCGCATCCGGATCATTCCGAAGCACATTTGCAGTACGGTCAATCTGCACAACCGGGTTACCCTGGAGAGCGGCTCCGGTGAAAACGTGGAATGGGAAGTGAGTGCCAGAGGACATCTGACCTAA
- a CDS encoding N-acyl-D-amino-acid deacylase family protein, which yields MLDLVIKNGRIVDGTGNPWFMGDIGVQEGKIVHIGRVEQEAQQMIDAYGQVISPGFIDGHCHSDLMILDHPHSEIKLQQGVTTEVIGNCGLAPAPLSTQHGDLLRSYVEPVLGKTAWDWPWKTVAQYMDYVNGYRPSGNLATYVAHGALRIALMGFANRPATSKEIGQMKELLEEGLKAGAIGLSIGLLYAPGSYTSKEELAELCSVLPKYDGLFSTHIRGEGNNLLPSLKEVIWIAKKSGVPLHISHLKAAGKRNWGQVMDAMSLIEDARAGGMDVTCDVYPYDAGSTMLTTLLPPWVLEGGIEAALERMKESSVRKRIREELSREMKEWDNLVLSTGWDRVILSSLHTKANQHLAGKTLADISDAIGKDPIDCMMDLLLEEKGQVSIVFFHMDEKDVREVIRYERSLIASDSLHCQSGKPHPRLYGTFPRIFSKYVREEKILTLEGAVKKMTSFPARRFQLGKRGLLAPGYIADIVVFDPQKINDCATYRHPKQYPEGISHVIVNGKTTMEFGIHSRRREGEWIKASHALFAINDPA from the coding sequence ATGCTGGACCTGGTTATCAAAAACGGGCGCATCGTCGATGGGACAGGGAATCCTTGGTTTATGGGAGATATCGGGGTGCAGGAGGGAAAGATTGTCCATATCGGCCGGGTGGAACAAGAAGCTCAGCAAATGATCGATGCCTACGGTCAGGTGATTTCCCCTGGATTTATCGACGGCCATTGCCATTCGGATCTGATGATTCTCGATCACCCCCATAGTGAAATCAAACTCCAACAAGGGGTGACCACGGAAGTGATCGGCAACTGCGGACTGGCACCGGCGCCGTTATCCACCCAACATGGGGATTTGCTGCGAAGTTATGTAGAACCGGTTTTAGGGAAAACCGCCTGGGATTGGCCGTGGAAAACCGTTGCACAATACATGGATTACGTCAACGGCTACCGACCTTCCGGCAACCTGGCTACCTATGTCGCCCACGGTGCCCTGCGCATTGCATTGATGGGATTTGCCAATCGGCCCGCCACCTCAAAAGAGATTGGGCAAATGAAAGAGCTCCTCGAAGAAGGGTTGAAAGCGGGTGCAATCGGCCTGTCCATCGGATTGCTCTATGCTCCCGGAAGCTATACATCCAAGGAAGAATTGGCAGAGTTGTGTTCGGTCCTGCCGAAGTACGATGGGTTGTTTTCCACCCATATCCGGGGAGAAGGAAACAATCTGCTTCCCTCCCTGAAGGAAGTGATCTGGATTGCCAAAAAAAGCGGTGTTCCCCTTCACATCAGTCATCTGAAAGCGGCCGGCAAGCGAAACTGGGGTCAGGTGATGGATGCGATGAGTCTGATTGAAGACGCACGGGCTGGGGGGATGGATGTTACTTGCGATGTCTATCCTTATGACGCCGGCTCTACGATGCTGACCACTCTGCTTCCGCCGTGGGTGCTGGAAGGGGGGATTGAGGCCGCATTGGAACGGATGAAGGAGTCGAGCGTAAGGAAGCGGATCCGGGAAGAATTGAGTCGTGAAATGAAAGAATGGGATAACTTGGTTCTCTCCACCGGCTGGGATCGTGTGATCCTGTCATCTCTCCATACGAAAGCCAATCAACACTTGGCAGGGAAAACTCTGGCCGACATCAGCGACGCCATAGGCAAAGACCCCATCGACTGCATGATGGATCTGCTGCTGGAAGAGAAGGGACAAGTCTCTATCGTTTTCTTCCATATGGATGAAAAAGATGTCAGAGAAGTGATCCGGTACGAACGCTCCCTGATCGCGTCCGACAGCCTTCACTGTCAAAGCGGGAAACCGCATCCGCGTCTATATGGTACATTTCCCCGGATTTTTTCAAAATACGTGAGGGAGGAGAAGATCCTTACACTGGAAGGGGCGGTGAAGAAAATGACTTCCTTTCCAGCCCGACGCTTCCAATTGGGCAAAAGGGGTCTGTTGGCACCCGGTTACATTGCGGACATCGTCGTTTTCGATCCACAAAAGATTAACGACTGTGCGACCTATAGACATCCAAAACAATATCCAGAAGGAATCTCCCACGTGATTGTTAACGGGAAAACCACTATGGAATTCGGCATTCACTCCCGCAGGCGGGAAGGTGAATGGATCAAGGCTAGCCATGCGCTGTTCGCCATAAACGACCCTGCCTAA
- a CDS encoding sigma 54-interacting transcriptional regulator codes for MKRIDLIYEELKALTAEKGVSAVELAKRLQLDRTNVSRDLNQLWKAGKIQKSSGRPVLFSVKDQNEKQTDAKTILDQFAQENQSLVTAIEQGKAAILYPPRGMHVLLIGETGTGKSMFAKLLHTYGVETGILEEGAPFVTFNCADYAHNPQLLLGQLFGVKKGAYTGAMEQKGLLHQADQGILLLDEIHRLPAEGQEMLFTFIDQGLFRRLGETETEQRADVMILCATTENPESSLLQTFRRRIPMTIHLPPLRERSCQDRHHLVFRFFKEEAIRLGKAIYISSNTLRALLHYPCPHNIGQLKTDIQLLCARAYADYVTMKKEKIQINSSDLARESKEGLFIAKRKPDTLIHRYYIFHPDRETLLFEPEEIDHNNIYENIEKKYNELKVRGIADDELELLMEIDIDNYFTQYIQGVHRRIDSDDLGKIIDPERIDLAEQIIQTAETQLEKAFPRKVVLGMALHLHTLINRVKSGKKIVNPQLNKIRTTYKQEFSVAWDCMKMIEEKWQLDLPIDEAGYLTMFLVLDDRLPDDHDQVAVMVLMHGSGCATAMADVTNQLLGTNHAKAIDMPLQLEPMKVYERVKRFAQNTGPHNGLLLLVDMGSLLTFAEMLEKEMEIPVKGIAAASTPHVLEATRKAMLGYTLDQIYEDVTHLAPLYSTDTVNRDEQEHTRPLAILTACLTGKGSALAIKKVLENYLRFKEEMVHIVPIDIGDSKEVDAVLAQLKRNYRLLCVISHFTIAADIPQFHIEDVLSLQAIYRIQEMIDTEETYIKMGEALQNHLINIKAEQLVADVRHSIANIERQLEREINSYELMGVVLHISCMVDRLMSGQPATAYQEKERLIRAYPQLYQVIKLSLHPLEQTYGITIKDDEVCYIINFFQQTETLL; via the coding sequence ATGAAAAGAATCGATCTCATCTACGAAGAATTGAAAGCGCTTACTGCTGAAAAAGGGGTAAGTGCCGTAGAATTGGCGAAAAGGTTGCAGCTGGATCGGACCAATGTCAGCCGTGATTTAAATCAACTGTGGAAAGCGGGTAAGATCCAAAAAAGCAGCGGCAGACCCGTTCTTTTTTCGGTAAAGGATCAAAATGAAAAACAAACGGACGCAAAGACGATCTTGGATCAATTTGCACAGGAAAACCAAAGCTTGGTGACAGCGATTGAACAGGGAAAAGCGGCGATTCTTTACCCTCCCCGCGGAATGCACGTACTGCTGATTGGGGAAACTGGCACAGGCAAATCGATGTTTGCCAAGCTCCTTCATACATACGGCGTAGAAACGGGAATATTGGAAGAAGGAGCGCCCTTTGTAACTTTTAACTGTGCCGATTACGCTCATAATCCGCAATTGCTGTTGGGGCAATTGTTTGGGGTGAAAAAAGGGGCTTATACCGGTGCGATGGAACAAAAAGGACTACTCCATCAAGCAGATCAGGGCATCTTACTGTTGGATGAAATTCACCGCCTCCCTGCCGAAGGGCAGGAGATGTTGTTTACCTTTATCGATCAAGGGTTATTTCGACGTTTAGGCGAGACGGAGACAGAGCAGCGGGCTGATGTAATGATTCTATGCGCCACCACCGAAAATCCGGAATCCAGCTTGTTGCAAACCTTTCGCCGGCGCATTCCAATGACCATCCATCTGCCGCCACTGCGGGAACGCTCTTGTCAAGATCGGCATCATCTCGTTTTCCGTTTCTTTAAAGAAGAGGCGATCCGGTTGGGAAAAGCGATCTATATCTCATCCAACACCCTGCGGGCGCTGTTGCATTATCCATGTCCTCACAATATCGGCCAGCTAAAAACCGATATTCAGCTGCTCTGCGCCCGGGCGTATGCCGATTATGTCACCATGAAAAAAGAGAAAATCCAGATTAATAGTTCCGACCTTGCCAGAGAGAGTAAAGAAGGTCTCTTTATCGCCAAAAGAAAGCCCGATACCCTGATTCACCGTTATTACATTTTCCATCCTGATCGAGAGACCCTTTTGTTTGAGCCGGAAGAAATCGATCACAACAATATCTATGAAAATATCGAAAAAAAATACAACGAATTGAAGGTACGGGGAATCGCCGATGACGAGTTGGAACTGTTGATGGAGATCGATATTGACAATTACTTTACCCAGTATATTCAAGGAGTACATCGGCGCATTGATTCCGATGACTTGGGTAAAATCATCGATCCGGAACGGATCGATCTCGCGGAGCAAATCATTCAAACCGCCGAGACGCAGTTGGAAAAGGCTTTTCCACGCAAAGTCGTTCTGGGAATGGCCCTTCACCTTCATACCTTGATCAATCGCGTAAAAAGCGGAAAAAAGATCGTCAATCCCCAGTTAAACAAAATACGGACCACCTATAAGCAGGAATTTAGCGTGGCATGGGATTGCATGAAAATGATTGAGGAAAAATGGCAACTGGATCTGCCGATCGATGAAGCAGGCTATCTGACGATGTTTCTGGTATTGGACGATCGCTTGCCCGATGATCATGATCAAGTTGCGGTGATGGTGTTGATGCATGGTTCCGGTTGTGCTACAGCCATGGCTGATGTAACCAATCAACTTTTGGGAACCAATCATGCCAAAGCGATTGATATGCCGCTACAACTGGAGCCGATGAAAGTGTATGAGCGGGTGAAACGGTTTGCACAAAATACAGGTCCCCATAATGGGTTGCTGTTGTTAGTCGATATGGGTTCTCTGCTCACCTTTGCCGAAATGCTGGAGAAAGAAATGGAAATACCCGTTAAAGGAATTGCAGCGGCCAGTACCCCTCATGTCCTGGAAGCGACGCGAAAGGCGATGTTGGGGTATACATTGGATCAAATTTATGAAGATGTCACTCATCTGGCGCCACTGTATTCAACCGATACGGTCAACCGGGATGAGCAGGAGCATACGCGTCCATTGGCGATCCTGACCGCCTGTTTGACGGGAAAAGGAAGCGCGCTGGCGATAAAAAAGGTGCTAGAAAACTATCTGCGATTTAAGGAGGAAATGGTTCACATCGTTCCAATCGATATCGGCGATTCCAAAGAAGTAGATGCTGTGTTGGCACAGTTGAAAAGGAACTATCGCCTCCTATGTGTAATCAGTCATTTTACGATCGCTGCGGATATCCCGCAATTTCACATTGAGGATGTGCTCAGCCTGCAAGCCATTTATCGCATCCAGGAGATGATCGATACGGAGGAGACCTATATCAAGATGGGGGAAGCGTTACAAAACCATCTTATCAACATAAAGGCGGAACAACTGGTTGCTGATGTGCGCCACAGTATCGCCAACATCGAACGACAGTTAGAGAGGGAGATCAACAGTTACGAATTGATGGGTGTGGTCCTTCACATCAGCTGTATGGTAGACCGATTGATGTCAGGTCAGCCTGCTACGGCATATCAGGAGAAGGAGCGACTGATTCGCGCTTATCCGCAGTTATACCAAGTAATCAAGTTATCGTTGCATCCATTGGAGCAAACCTACGGGATAACAATCAAGGATGATGAAGTGTGTTACATTATTAATTTTTTTCAACAAACGGAAACACTGCTTTAG